The following proteins are co-located in the Hyalangium minutum genome:
- a CDS encoding response regulator encodes MTIRKVLLVDDEEDIRTVGHLSLKRVGGWQTVLAASGAEAVALAAAEKPDVILLDVMMPGMDGPTTFGQLRAQEATAHTPIIFMTAKIQKQEVARYLELGAAGVISKPFDPMTLPTEIRKLLPST; translated from the coding sequence ATGACGATTCGCAAGGTGCTCCTCGTTGATGACGAGGAGGACATCCGCACCGTGGGCCACCTGAGCCTGAAGCGCGTGGGGGGCTGGCAGACCGTGCTGGCCGCCTCGGGCGCCGAGGCCGTGGCGCTCGCCGCCGCCGAGAAGCCGGACGTCATCCTCCTGGACGTGATGATGCCCGGCATGGATGGGCCCACCACCTTCGGGCAGCTCCGAGCCCAGGAGGCCACCGCGCACACGCCCATCATCTTCATGACGGCGAAGATCCAGAAGCAGGAGGTGGCGCGCTACCTGGAGCTGGGCGCTGCGGGCGTCATCAGCAAGCCGTTCGATCCCATGACGCTGCCCACCGAGATCCGAAAGCTGCTGCCGTCGACCTGA
- a CDS encoding DUF6310 domain-containing protein → MTTERRRPECAPTPVPHAGEDDPHDACADQFPPNRYPGNDVLVGGVRFDALQVGVRVLWEIKTHRFDTYPDFIRRMTIQEQVPLLREERDIAEACGYGFVVGVSTQEHKDALLEQEPLLNIVVTGCKR, encoded by the coding sequence GTGACGACGGAGCGCCGCCGCCCAGAGTGCGCGCCCACCCCAGTGCCGCACGCGGGCGAGGATGACCCGCATGACGCGTGCGCCGATCAGTTTCCGCCGAACCGCTACCCCGGCAATGACGTGCTCGTGGGCGGTGTGCGCTTTGATGCGCTGCAAGTCGGCGTGCGCGTGCTGTGGGAGATCAAGACGCATCGATTTGACACGTACCCTGACTTCATCCGGCGGATGACGATCCAGGAGCAAGTGCCGTTGCTGCGGGAAGAGCGGGACATCGCCGAGGCATGTGGCTATGGCTTCGTCGTTGGGGTGAGCACCCAAGAGCACAAAGACGCGTTGCTCGAACAGGAGCCACTCCTCAATATCGTCGTCACGGGGTGCAAGCGATGA
- a CDS encoding DUF5953 family protein yields the protein MTQQRTLILIVFAPALVGDDGRTLAVVHGIERALSRVRLEWELSKAGRPLALPRRDGWLAEAAARGEFPLLCNGDESYPVTVYGLRTSGRQAPGGQPLLDVHAELPLDAASIAAAAEMLEGVAEGARAFWGRVLPNGVASEVAKQFRHSMDQPHVPPRGLPALNLPKHLRSSEIPHYLGWLNYWSAATAQALGFPDPARDADLLSRARRTATGGWVVRLTETPLDLDNPAHLEALARAYERFPEIGGRVPPR from the coding sequence ATGACCCAGCAGAGAACCCTGATCCTCATCGTCTTCGCGCCTGCGCTTGTGGGCGACGACGGTCGCACGCTCGCAGTCGTCCACGGAATCGAACGAGCGCTCTCCCGTGTGCGCTTGGAATGGGAGCTGTCAAAGGCGGGGCGGCCCCTCGCGTTGCCGCGACGCGATGGGTGGCTCGCTGAGGCGGCCGCGCGCGGGGAGTTCCCACTGCTGTGCAACGGCGACGAGAGTTATCCCGTGACGGTTTATGGGTTGCGGACATCCGGGCGCCAAGCGCCGGGCGGCCAGCCGTTACTCGATGTCCATGCAGAGCTGCCACTCGATGCGGCCAGCATCGCGGCGGCGGCGGAGATGCTGGAAGGTGTGGCGGAAGGCGCACGCGCATTCTGGGGGCGCGTGTTGCCGAACGGAGTGGCGTCGGAGGTAGCGAAACAGTTTCGACACTCGATGGATCAACCGCATGTTCCGCCCCGGGGGCTCCCAGCGCTCAACCTTCCCAAGCACCTCCGCTCGTCTGAGATCCCCCATTATCTCGGGTGGCTGAACTACTGGTCGGCAGCCACCGCACAGGCCCTCGGGTTCCCGGATCCTGCCCGCGACGCGGACCTGCTCTCTCGGGCGCGGCGCACAGCGACGGGCGGGTGGGTCGTTCGGCTCACAGAGACGCCACTCGATCTCGACAACCCCGCGCACCTGGAGGCGCTCGCGCGCGCTTACGAGCGCTTCCCGGAGATTGGCGGGCGCGTGCCCCCGCGCTGA
- a CDS encoding tetratricopeptide repeat protein: MKKLGRVGLVLGVLTLTGTVGCSDKPDPAKEARAKATNHLNKKEFKLAIEQYELAIQADPNSEKTWKEKAFAHQQVGEHQKAAEALIKYVEVTKDPNVKRDEMYRVIADEFRQAGQPEDAEKALVKVLDAKESAAEKAELWRVIADQYLKAGNLDVAEAKFNEAVKLNPKDEASLGWLAAIYSKRGGVESKDGPAVPEHLDKALAYLDQVIALNPEYPFTYINKRIAVAKYAMHEQNMAKISLQEAKEAKKKAIADAAMARATEHDKRAQEFQKQYEELTAKFTETQKKFKEKQAAAAAEAAKQAEAAAAPK; the protein is encoded by the coding sequence ATGAAGAAGCTGGGACGCGTAGGGCTGGTGCTGGGAGTGCTCACCCTCACGGGGACTGTGGGCTGTAGCGACAAGCCGGACCCCGCAAAGGAGGCCCGCGCCAAGGCCACCAACCACCTCAACAAGAAGGAGTTCAAGCTCGCCATCGAGCAGTACGAGCTGGCCATCCAGGCCGATCCGAACTCCGAGAAGACGTGGAAGGAGAAGGCCTTCGCCCACCAGCAGGTCGGCGAGCACCAGAAGGCCGCCGAGGCCCTCATCAAGTACGTGGAGGTCACCAAGGACCCGAACGTGAAGCGGGACGAGATGTACCGCGTCATCGCGGACGAGTTCCGGCAGGCCGGGCAGCCCGAGGACGCCGAGAAGGCGCTCGTGAAGGTGCTCGATGCCAAGGAGTCGGCCGCGGAGAAGGCGGAGCTGTGGCGCGTCATCGCCGACCAGTACCTGAAGGCCGGCAACCTGGACGTGGCCGAGGCCAAGTTCAACGAGGCCGTCAAGCTCAACCCGAAGGACGAGGCGAGCCTGGGCTGGCTGGCGGCCATCTACTCCAAGCGCGGCGGCGTGGAGAGCAAGGACGGCCCCGCGGTGCCCGAGCACCTGGACAAGGCGCTGGCCTACCTGGACCAAGTGATCGCGCTCAACCCCGAGTACCCCTTCACGTACATCAACAAGCGCATCGCCGTGGCCAAGTACGCCATGCACGAGCAGAACATGGCGAAGATCTCCCTGCAGGAGGCCAAGGAGGCCAAGAAGAAGGCCATCGCGGACGCGGCCATGGCCCGGGCGACGGAGCACGACAAGCGCGCTCAGGAGTTCCAGAAGCAGTACGAGGAGCTCACCGCCAAGTTCACCGAGACCCAGAAGAAGTTCAAGGAGAAGCAGGCGGCTGCCGCTGCCGAGGCCGCCAAGCAGGCCGAGGCCGCTGCCGCTCCCAAGTAG